In Ochotona princeps isolate mOchPri1 chromosome 22, mOchPri1.hap1, whole genome shotgun sequence, the following are encoded in one genomic region:
- the ZNF512B gene encoding zinc finger protein 512B isoform X6, with amino-acid sequence MTEPFCIGSGRRLHGSSRSGPGKEGSKKEVRLALLQDPPKLGMPVARGGQTVPGQASLCFDPGSPACDRTEGKKKGRPKAENQALRDIPLSLMNQWKDEFKAHSRVKCPNSGCWLEFPSIYGLKYHYQRCRGGAISDRLAFPCPFCEAAFTSKTQLEKHRIWNHMDRPLPAPKPGPVSRPVGVSPPVTGSKPVGISKPVTVSRPVPVSKPITVSRPVPVSRPMPVSRPVPVTKLVPVSKHVPLTKPVPVSRPIVVTKPVPVSRPIAISRHTPSCKMVLLTKSENRAPRAVGRSSGKKRAAEDLDACPIPPKQVRPENGECGPSTTGQCTTFQLVAEPRESPLRPGSRPLMDEEDSERTKHRRKQKTPRKFTGEQPSISGTFGLKGLAKAEDKTRGHRSKKQEYTSPEDGRKKTAAPPAAISKEVPAAVAHSAPGGSEEQWQRAIHERGAVVCPTCGVVTRKTLAGLKRHMEVCQQLQDALKCQHCRKQFKSKAGLNYHTMAEHSAKPCDADTSPGGEQEERERLRKVLKQMGRLRCSREGCGAAFSSLMGYQYHQRRCGKPPCEVDSPSFPCAHCGKTYRSKAGHDYHVRSEHTAPPSEEPTEKTLEAEDLLGVERTPSGRIRRTSAQVAVFHLQEIAEDELARDWTKRRMKEDLVPETARLNYTRPGLPTLNPQLLEAWKSQVKEKGHVNCPNDCCEAIYSSVSGLKAHLASCGKGDHLVGKYHCLLCPKEFGSESGVKYHILKTHAENWFRTSADTPPRHRSRDPEVPEREKRRSVSGGKRRGRKPKAPPPQECAPKAQALCSEEDWLPGGRDRGPRGSAGRKVAGKTPEK; translated from the exons ATGACCGAGCCCTTTTGCATTGGGAGTGGCCGGCGGCTACACGGGTCCAGCAGGAGTGggcctgggaaggaaggcagCAAGAAGGAGGTCCGGCTGGCCTTGTTGCAGGACCCGCCGAAGCTGG GGATGCCGGTGGCCCGTGGGGGACAGACAGTGCCAGGGCAGGCCTCACTCTGCTTTGACCCCGGAAGTCCAGCCTGCGACAGGacagaagggaagaagaaagggcGGCCGAAAGCTGAGAACCAGGCCCTACGAGATATTCCT CTGTCCCtgatgaaccagtggaaggatgaGTTCAAGGCTCACTCCAGGGTGAAATGTCCCAACTCAGGATGCTGGCTGGAGTTCCCCAGCATCTACGGGCTCAAGTATCACTACCAGCGTTGTCGAGGG GGCGCCATCTCGGACAGGTTGGCCTTTCCCTGCCCCTTCTGTGAGGCCGCCTTCACCTCCAAGACCCAGCTGGAGAAGCACCGGATCTGGAACCACATGGACCGACCCTTGCCTGCCCCCAAGCCTGGGCCTGTCAGCCGGCCCGTGGGGGTCAGCCCACCTGTCACTGGCAGCAAACCTGTTGGCATCAGCAAGCCAGTCACGGTCAGCAGGCCCGTGCCGGTCAGCAAACCCATCACGGTCAGCAGGCCCGTGCCAGTCAGTAGGCCCATGCCGGTCAGCAGGCCCGTGCCGGTCACCAAGCTTGTGCCGGTCTCCAAACATGTGCCACTTACCAAGCCCGTGCCAGTCAGCAGGCCCATTGTGGTCACCAAGCCTGTGCCAGTCAGCAGGCCCATTGCCATCAGCAGACACACTCCATCCTGCAAAATGGTGTTGCTGACCAAGTCTGAGAACCGAGCGCCCCGGGCTGTGGGGAGGAGCAGTGGTAAGAAAAG GGCTGCCGAGGACCTGGACGCCTGCCCCATCCCGCCCAAGCAGGTGAGACCAGAGAATGGCGAGTGTGGCCCATCCACCACTGGCCAGTGCACCACCTTCCAGCTGGTGGCAGAGCCCAGAGAGAGCCCCCTGAGGCCAGGCAGCAGGCCTTTGATGGACGAGGAGGACTCTGAGCGCACCAAACACA GGAGGAAGCAGAAAACACCCAGGAAGTTCACCGGGGAGCAGCCCTCCATCTCGGGCACCTTCGGCCTCAAAG GCCTAGCCAAGGCAGAGGACAAGACCCGAGGTCACCGCTCCAAGAAGCAGGAGTACACCAGCCCTGAGGATGGGCGGAAAAAGACTGCAGCCCCTCCTGCTGCCATCAGCAAGGAGgtgccagctgctgtggcccATTCAGCCCCAG GTGGCTCTGAGGAGCAGTGGCAGCGTGCCATTCATGAGCGAGGGGCCGTTGTCTGCCCCACCTGTGGCGTGGTCACGCGAAAGACCCTGGCTGGGCTTAAGAGACACATGGAGGTGTGCCAGCAG CTGCAGGACGCACTCAAGTGCCAGCACTGCCGCAAGCAGTTCAAATCCAAGGCCGGCCTCAACTACCACACCATGGCCGAGCACAGTGCCAAG ccctgcgaTGCTGACACCTCCCCTGGGGGAGAACAGGAAGAGCGGGAGCGGCTGCGCAAGGTCCTGAAGCAGATGGGGCGGCTGCGCTGCTCCCGGGAG GGCTGCGGGGCCGCCTTCTCCAGCCTCATGGGCTACCAGTACCACCAGCGGCGCTGTGGGAAGCCGCCGTGTGAGGTGGACAGCCCCTCCTTTCCCTGCGCCCACTGCGGCAAGACCTACCGCTCCAAGGCTGGCCACGACTACCACGTGCGCTCTGAGCACACGGCCCCG CCCTCCGAGGAGCCCACAGAGAAGACTCTTGAGGCTGAGGACCTGCTGGGTGTGGAGCGGACCCCGAGTGGCCGCATCCGCCGCACGTCGGCCCAGGTGGCCGTGTTTCACCTACAGGAGATTGCAGAGGACGAGCTGGCCCGGGACTGGACCAAGCGGCGCATGAAAGAAGACCTTGTCCCTGAGACAGCACGG CTCAACTACACACGGCCCGGTCTCCCCACACTGAACCCGCAACTGCTGGAGGCATGGAAGAGTCAGGTCAAGGAGAAAGGACATGTCAACTGCCCCAATGAT TGCTGCGAAGCCATCTACTCCAGCGTGTCTGGCCTCAAGGCCCACCTGGCTAGCTGCGGCAAG GGAGACCACCTGGTGGGGAAGTACCATTGCCTGCTGTGCCCCAAGGAGTTTGGCAGCGAGAGCGGTGTCAAGTACCACATCCTGAAGACCCATGCAGAG AACTGGTTCCGGACTTCAGCGGACACACCCCCCAGACACAGGAGCCGGGACCCTGAGGTGcctgagagggagaagaggaggagtgTATCAGGTGGCAAGAGGCGGGGCCGCAAGCCCAAGGCTCCGCCCCCCCAGGAGTGCGCACCCAAGGCCCAGGCCCTGTGCAGCGAGGAGGACTGGTTACCAGGAGGCAGAGACAGGGGGCCCCGGGGTTCCGCTGGCCGCAAGGTGGCTGGCAAGACGCCCGAGAAATGA
- the ZNF512B gene encoding zinc finger protein 512B isoform X5, producing the protein MTEPFCIGSGRRLHGSSRSGPGKEGSKKEVRLALLQDPPKLVPVSSLRVPRAAGMPVARGGQTVPGQASLCFDPGSPACDRTEGKKKGRPKAENQALRDIPLSLMNQWKDEFKAHSRVKCPNSGCWLEFPSIYGLKYHYQRCRGGAISDRLAFPCPFCEAAFTSKTQLEKHRIWNHMDRPLPAPKPGPVSRPVGVSPPVTGSKPVGISKPVTVSRPVPVSKPITVSRPVPVSRPMPVSRPVPVTKLVPVSKHVPLTKPVPVSRPIVVTKPVPVSRPIAISRHTPSCKMVLLTKSENRAPRAVGRSSGKKRAAEDLDACPIPPKQVRPENGECGPSTTGQCTTFQLVAEPRESPLRPGSRPLMDEEDSERTKHRRKQKTPRKFTGEQPSISGTFGLKGLAKAEDKTRGHRSKKQEYTSPEDGRKKTAAPPAAISKEVPAAVAHSAPGGSEEQWQRAIHERGAVVCPTCGVVTRKTLAGLKRHMEVCQQLQDALKCQHCRKQFKSKAGLNYHTMAEHSAKPCDADTSPGGEQEERERLRKVLKQMGRLRCSREGCGAAFSSLMGYQYHQRRCGKPPCEVDSPSFPCAHCGKTYRSKAGHDYHVRSEHTAPPSEEPTEKTLEAEDLLGVERTPSGRIRRTSAQVAVFHLQEIAEDELARDWTKRRMKEDLVPETARLNYTRPGLPTLNPQLLEAWKSQVKEKGHVNCPNDCCEAIYSSVSGLKAHLASCGKGDHLVGKYHCLLCPKEFGSESGVKYHILKTHAENWFRTSADTPPRHRSRDPEVPEREKRRSVSGGKRRGRKPKAPPPQECAPKAQALCSEEDWLPGGRDRGPRGSAGRKVAGKTPEK; encoded by the exons ATGACCGAGCCCTTTTGCATTGGGAGTGGCCGGCGGCTACACGGGTCCAGCAGGAGTGggcctgggaaggaaggcagCAAGAAGGAGGTCCGGCTGGCCTTGTTGCAGGACCCGCCGAAGCTGG tgccagtctctaGCCTGCGTGTGCCCCGTGCTGCAGGGATGCCGGTGGCCCGTGGGGGACAGACAGTGCCAGGGCAGGCCTCACTCTGCTTTGACCCCGGAAGTCCAGCCTGCGACAGGacagaagggaagaagaaagggcGGCCGAAAGCTGAGAACCAGGCCCTACGAGATATTCCT CTGTCCCtgatgaaccagtggaaggatgaGTTCAAGGCTCACTCCAGGGTGAAATGTCCCAACTCAGGATGCTGGCTGGAGTTCCCCAGCATCTACGGGCTCAAGTATCACTACCAGCGTTGTCGAGGG GGCGCCATCTCGGACAGGTTGGCCTTTCCCTGCCCCTTCTGTGAGGCCGCCTTCACCTCCAAGACCCAGCTGGAGAAGCACCGGATCTGGAACCACATGGACCGACCCTTGCCTGCCCCCAAGCCTGGGCCTGTCAGCCGGCCCGTGGGGGTCAGCCCACCTGTCACTGGCAGCAAACCTGTTGGCATCAGCAAGCCAGTCACGGTCAGCAGGCCCGTGCCGGTCAGCAAACCCATCACGGTCAGCAGGCCCGTGCCAGTCAGTAGGCCCATGCCGGTCAGCAGGCCCGTGCCGGTCACCAAGCTTGTGCCGGTCTCCAAACATGTGCCACTTACCAAGCCCGTGCCAGTCAGCAGGCCCATTGTGGTCACCAAGCCTGTGCCAGTCAGCAGGCCCATTGCCATCAGCAGACACACTCCATCCTGCAAAATGGTGTTGCTGACCAAGTCTGAGAACCGAGCGCCCCGGGCTGTGGGGAGGAGCAGTGGTAAGAAAAG GGCTGCCGAGGACCTGGACGCCTGCCCCATCCCGCCCAAGCAGGTGAGACCAGAGAATGGCGAGTGTGGCCCATCCACCACTGGCCAGTGCACCACCTTCCAGCTGGTGGCAGAGCCCAGAGAGAGCCCCCTGAGGCCAGGCAGCAGGCCTTTGATGGACGAGGAGGACTCTGAGCGCACCAAACACA GGAGGAAGCAGAAAACACCCAGGAAGTTCACCGGGGAGCAGCCCTCCATCTCGGGCACCTTCGGCCTCAAAG GCCTAGCCAAGGCAGAGGACAAGACCCGAGGTCACCGCTCCAAGAAGCAGGAGTACACCAGCCCTGAGGATGGGCGGAAAAAGACTGCAGCCCCTCCTGCTGCCATCAGCAAGGAGgtgccagctgctgtggcccATTCAGCCCCAG GTGGCTCTGAGGAGCAGTGGCAGCGTGCCATTCATGAGCGAGGGGCCGTTGTCTGCCCCACCTGTGGCGTGGTCACGCGAAAGACCCTGGCTGGGCTTAAGAGACACATGGAGGTGTGCCAGCAG CTGCAGGACGCACTCAAGTGCCAGCACTGCCGCAAGCAGTTCAAATCCAAGGCCGGCCTCAACTACCACACCATGGCCGAGCACAGTGCCAAG ccctgcgaTGCTGACACCTCCCCTGGGGGAGAACAGGAAGAGCGGGAGCGGCTGCGCAAGGTCCTGAAGCAGATGGGGCGGCTGCGCTGCTCCCGGGAG GGCTGCGGGGCCGCCTTCTCCAGCCTCATGGGCTACCAGTACCACCAGCGGCGCTGTGGGAAGCCGCCGTGTGAGGTGGACAGCCCCTCCTTTCCCTGCGCCCACTGCGGCAAGACCTACCGCTCCAAGGCTGGCCACGACTACCACGTGCGCTCTGAGCACACGGCCCCG CCCTCCGAGGAGCCCACAGAGAAGACTCTTGAGGCTGAGGACCTGCTGGGTGTGGAGCGGACCCCGAGTGGCCGCATCCGCCGCACGTCGGCCCAGGTGGCCGTGTTTCACCTACAGGAGATTGCAGAGGACGAGCTGGCCCGGGACTGGACCAAGCGGCGCATGAAAGAAGACCTTGTCCCTGAGACAGCACGG CTCAACTACACACGGCCCGGTCTCCCCACACTGAACCCGCAACTGCTGGAGGCATGGAAGAGTCAGGTCAAGGAGAAAGGACATGTCAACTGCCCCAATGAT TGCTGCGAAGCCATCTACTCCAGCGTGTCTGGCCTCAAGGCCCACCTGGCTAGCTGCGGCAAG GGAGACCACCTGGTGGGGAAGTACCATTGCCTGCTGTGCCCCAAGGAGTTTGGCAGCGAGAGCGGTGTCAAGTACCACATCCTGAAGACCCATGCAGAG AACTGGTTCCGGACTTCAGCGGACACACCCCCCAGACACAGGAGCCGGGACCCTGAGGTGcctgagagggagaagaggaggagtgTATCAGGTGGCAAGAGGCGGGGCCGCAAGCCCAAGGCTCCGCCCCCCCAGGAGTGCGCACCCAAGGCCCAGGCCCTGTGCAGCGAGGAGGACTGGTTACCAGGAGGCAGAGACAGGGGGCCCCGGGGTTCCGCTGGCCGCAAGGTGGCTGGCAAGACGCCCGAGAAATGA
- the ZNF512B gene encoding zinc finger protein 512B isoform X4 — protein sequence MTEPFCIGSGRRLHGSSRSGPGKEGSKKEVRLALLQDPPKLGMPVARGGQTVPGQASLCFDPGSPACDRTEGKKKGRPKAENQALRDIPLSLMNQWKDEFKAHSRVKCPNSGCWLEFPSIYGLKYHYQRCRGVSACGSGNTAGRRPQGPCPTPARPAQGAISDRLAFPCPFCEAAFTSKTQLEKHRIWNHMDRPLPAPKPGPVSRPVGVSPPVTGSKPVGISKPVTVSRPVPVSKPITVSRPVPVSRPMPVSRPVPVTKLVPVSKHVPLTKPVPVSRPIVVTKPVPVSRPIAISRHTPSCKMVLLTKSENRAPRAVGRSSGKKRAAEDLDACPIPPKQVRPENGECGPSTTGQCTTFQLVAEPRESPLRPGSRPLMDEEDSERTKHRRKQKTPRKFTGEQPSISGTFGLKGLAKAEDKTRGHRSKKQEYTSPEDGRKKTAAPPAAISKEVPAAVAHSAPGGSEEQWQRAIHERGAVVCPTCGVVTRKTLAGLKRHMEVCQQLQDALKCQHCRKQFKSKAGLNYHTMAEHSAKPCDADTSPGGEQEERERLRKVLKQMGRLRCSREGCGAAFSSLMGYQYHQRRCGKPPCEVDSPSFPCAHCGKTYRSKAGHDYHVRSEHTAPPSEEPTEKTLEAEDLLGVERTPSGRIRRTSAQVAVFHLQEIAEDELARDWTKRRMKEDLVPETARLNYTRPGLPTLNPQLLEAWKSQVKEKGHVNCPNDCCEAIYSSVSGLKAHLASCGKGDHLVGKYHCLLCPKEFGSESGVKYHILKTHAENWFRTSADTPPRHRSRDPEVPEREKRRSVSGGKRRGRKPKAPPPQECAPKAQALCSEEDWLPGGRDRGPRGSAGRKVAGKTPEK from the exons ATGACCGAGCCCTTTTGCATTGGGAGTGGCCGGCGGCTACACGGGTCCAGCAGGAGTGggcctgggaaggaaggcagCAAGAAGGAGGTCCGGCTGGCCTTGTTGCAGGACCCGCCGAAGCTGG GGATGCCGGTGGCCCGTGGGGGACAGACAGTGCCAGGGCAGGCCTCACTCTGCTTTGACCCCGGAAGTCCAGCCTGCGACAGGacagaagggaagaagaaagggcGGCCGAAAGCTGAGAACCAGGCCCTACGAGATATTCCT CTGTCCCtgatgaaccagtggaaggatgaGTTCAAGGCTCACTCCAGGGTGAAATGTCCCAACTCAGGATGCTGGCTGGAGTTCCCCAGCATCTACGGGCTCAAGTATCACTACCAGCGTTGTCGAGGGGTAAGCGCCTGCGGGTCTGGGAATACAGCCGGGCGGAGGCCACAGGGGCCCTGTCCCACACCTGCCCGTCCTGCCCAGGGCGCCATCTCGGACAGGTTGGCCTTTCCCTGCCCCTTCTGTGAGGCCGCCTTCACCTCCAAGACCCAGCTGGAGAAGCACCGGATCTGGAACCACATGGACCGACCCTTGCCTGCCCCCAAGCCTGGGCCTGTCAGCCGGCCCGTGGGGGTCAGCCCACCTGTCACTGGCAGCAAACCTGTTGGCATCAGCAAGCCAGTCACGGTCAGCAGGCCCGTGCCGGTCAGCAAACCCATCACGGTCAGCAGGCCCGTGCCAGTCAGTAGGCCCATGCCGGTCAGCAGGCCCGTGCCGGTCACCAAGCTTGTGCCGGTCTCCAAACATGTGCCACTTACCAAGCCCGTGCCAGTCAGCAGGCCCATTGTGGTCACCAAGCCTGTGCCAGTCAGCAGGCCCATTGCCATCAGCAGACACACTCCATCCTGCAAAATGGTGTTGCTGACCAAGTCTGAGAACCGAGCGCCCCGGGCTGTGGGGAGGAGCAGTGGTAAGAAAAG GGCTGCCGAGGACCTGGACGCCTGCCCCATCCCGCCCAAGCAGGTGAGACCAGAGAATGGCGAGTGTGGCCCATCCACCACTGGCCAGTGCACCACCTTCCAGCTGGTGGCAGAGCCCAGAGAGAGCCCCCTGAGGCCAGGCAGCAGGCCTTTGATGGACGAGGAGGACTCTGAGCGCACCAAACACA GGAGGAAGCAGAAAACACCCAGGAAGTTCACCGGGGAGCAGCCCTCCATCTCGGGCACCTTCGGCCTCAAAG GCCTAGCCAAGGCAGAGGACAAGACCCGAGGTCACCGCTCCAAGAAGCAGGAGTACACCAGCCCTGAGGATGGGCGGAAAAAGACTGCAGCCCCTCCTGCTGCCATCAGCAAGGAGgtgccagctgctgtggcccATTCAGCCCCAG GTGGCTCTGAGGAGCAGTGGCAGCGTGCCATTCATGAGCGAGGGGCCGTTGTCTGCCCCACCTGTGGCGTGGTCACGCGAAAGACCCTGGCTGGGCTTAAGAGACACATGGAGGTGTGCCAGCAG CTGCAGGACGCACTCAAGTGCCAGCACTGCCGCAAGCAGTTCAAATCCAAGGCCGGCCTCAACTACCACACCATGGCCGAGCACAGTGCCAAG ccctgcgaTGCTGACACCTCCCCTGGGGGAGAACAGGAAGAGCGGGAGCGGCTGCGCAAGGTCCTGAAGCAGATGGGGCGGCTGCGCTGCTCCCGGGAG GGCTGCGGGGCCGCCTTCTCCAGCCTCATGGGCTACCAGTACCACCAGCGGCGCTGTGGGAAGCCGCCGTGTGAGGTGGACAGCCCCTCCTTTCCCTGCGCCCACTGCGGCAAGACCTACCGCTCCAAGGCTGGCCACGACTACCACGTGCGCTCTGAGCACACGGCCCCG CCCTCCGAGGAGCCCACAGAGAAGACTCTTGAGGCTGAGGACCTGCTGGGTGTGGAGCGGACCCCGAGTGGCCGCATCCGCCGCACGTCGGCCCAGGTGGCCGTGTTTCACCTACAGGAGATTGCAGAGGACGAGCTGGCCCGGGACTGGACCAAGCGGCGCATGAAAGAAGACCTTGTCCCTGAGACAGCACGG CTCAACTACACACGGCCCGGTCTCCCCACACTGAACCCGCAACTGCTGGAGGCATGGAAGAGTCAGGTCAAGGAGAAAGGACATGTCAACTGCCCCAATGAT TGCTGCGAAGCCATCTACTCCAGCGTGTCTGGCCTCAAGGCCCACCTGGCTAGCTGCGGCAAG GGAGACCACCTGGTGGGGAAGTACCATTGCCTGCTGTGCCCCAAGGAGTTTGGCAGCGAGAGCGGTGTCAAGTACCACATCCTGAAGACCCATGCAGAG AACTGGTTCCGGACTTCAGCGGACACACCCCCCAGACACAGGAGCCGGGACCCTGAGGTGcctgagagggagaagaggaggagtgTATCAGGTGGCAAGAGGCGGGGCCGCAAGCCCAAGGCTCCGCCCCCCCAGGAGTGCGCACCCAAGGCCCAGGCCCTGTGCAGCGAGGAGGACTGGTTACCAGGAGGCAGAGACAGGGGGCCCCGGGGTTCCGCTGGCCGCAAGGTGGCTGGCAAGACGCCCGAGAAATGA
- the ZNF512B gene encoding zinc finger protein 512B isoform X3, whose protein sequence is MTEPFCIGSGRRLHGSSRSGPGKEGSKKEVRLALLQDPPKLVPVSSLRVPRAAGMPVARGGQTVPGQASLCFDPGSPACDRTEGKKKGRPKAENQALRDIPLSLMNQWKDEFKAHSRVKCPNSGCWLEFPSIYGLKYHYQRCRGVSACGSGNTAGRRPQGPCPTPARPAQGAISDRLAFPCPFCEAAFTSKTQLEKHRIWNHMDRPLPAPKPGPVSRPVGVSPPVTGSKPVGISKPVTVSRPVPVSKPITVSRPVPVSRPMPVSRPVPVTKLVPVSKHVPLTKPVPVSRPIVVTKPVPVSRPIAISRHTPSCKMVLLTKSENRAPRAVGRSSGKKRAAEDLDACPIPPKQVRPENGECGPSTTGQCTTFQLVAEPRESPLRPGSRPLMDEEDSERTKHRRKQKTPRKFTGEQPSISGTFGLKGLAKAEDKTRGHRSKKQEYTSPEDGRKKTAAPPAAISKEVPAAVAHSAPGGSEEQWQRAIHERGAVVCPTCGVVTRKTLAGLKRHMEVCQQLQDALKCQHCRKQFKSKAGLNYHTMAEHSAKPCDADTSPGGEQEERERLRKVLKQMGRLRCSREGCGAAFSSLMGYQYHQRRCGKPPCEVDSPSFPCAHCGKTYRSKAGHDYHVRSEHTAPPSEEPTEKTLEAEDLLGVERTPSGRIRRTSAQVAVFHLQEIAEDELARDWTKRRMKEDLVPETARLNYTRPGLPTLNPQLLEAWKSQVKEKGHVNCPNDCCEAIYSSVSGLKAHLASCGKGDHLVGKYHCLLCPKEFGSESGVKYHILKTHAENWFRTSADTPPRHRSRDPEVPEREKRRSVSGGKRRGRKPKAPPPQECAPKAQALCSEEDWLPGGRDRGPRGSAGRKVAGKTPEK, encoded by the exons ATGACCGAGCCCTTTTGCATTGGGAGTGGCCGGCGGCTACACGGGTCCAGCAGGAGTGggcctgggaaggaaggcagCAAGAAGGAGGTCCGGCTGGCCTTGTTGCAGGACCCGCCGAAGCTGG tgccagtctctaGCCTGCGTGTGCCCCGTGCTGCAGGGATGCCGGTGGCCCGTGGGGGACAGACAGTGCCAGGGCAGGCCTCACTCTGCTTTGACCCCGGAAGTCCAGCCTGCGACAGGacagaagggaagaagaaagggcGGCCGAAAGCTGAGAACCAGGCCCTACGAGATATTCCT CTGTCCCtgatgaaccagtggaaggatgaGTTCAAGGCTCACTCCAGGGTGAAATGTCCCAACTCAGGATGCTGGCTGGAGTTCCCCAGCATCTACGGGCTCAAGTATCACTACCAGCGTTGTCGAGGGGTAAGCGCCTGCGGGTCTGGGAATACAGCCGGGCGGAGGCCACAGGGGCCCTGTCCCACACCTGCCCGTCCTGCCCAGGGCGCCATCTCGGACAGGTTGGCCTTTCCCTGCCCCTTCTGTGAGGCCGCCTTCACCTCCAAGACCCAGCTGGAGAAGCACCGGATCTGGAACCACATGGACCGACCCTTGCCTGCCCCCAAGCCTGGGCCTGTCAGCCGGCCCGTGGGGGTCAGCCCACCTGTCACTGGCAGCAAACCTGTTGGCATCAGCAAGCCAGTCACGGTCAGCAGGCCCGTGCCGGTCAGCAAACCCATCACGGTCAGCAGGCCCGTGCCAGTCAGTAGGCCCATGCCGGTCAGCAGGCCCGTGCCGGTCACCAAGCTTGTGCCGGTCTCCAAACATGTGCCACTTACCAAGCCCGTGCCAGTCAGCAGGCCCATTGTGGTCACCAAGCCTGTGCCAGTCAGCAGGCCCATTGCCATCAGCAGACACACTCCATCCTGCAAAATGGTGTTGCTGACCAAGTCTGAGAACCGAGCGCCCCGGGCTGTGGGGAGGAGCAGTGGTAAGAAAAG GGCTGCCGAGGACCTGGACGCCTGCCCCATCCCGCCCAAGCAGGTGAGACCAGAGAATGGCGAGTGTGGCCCATCCACCACTGGCCAGTGCACCACCTTCCAGCTGGTGGCAGAGCCCAGAGAGAGCCCCCTGAGGCCAGGCAGCAGGCCTTTGATGGACGAGGAGGACTCTGAGCGCACCAAACACA GGAGGAAGCAGAAAACACCCAGGAAGTTCACCGGGGAGCAGCCCTCCATCTCGGGCACCTTCGGCCTCAAAG GCCTAGCCAAGGCAGAGGACAAGACCCGAGGTCACCGCTCCAAGAAGCAGGAGTACACCAGCCCTGAGGATGGGCGGAAAAAGACTGCAGCCCCTCCTGCTGCCATCAGCAAGGAGgtgccagctgctgtggcccATTCAGCCCCAG GTGGCTCTGAGGAGCAGTGGCAGCGTGCCATTCATGAGCGAGGGGCCGTTGTCTGCCCCACCTGTGGCGTGGTCACGCGAAAGACCCTGGCTGGGCTTAAGAGACACATGGAGGTGTGCCAGCAG CTGCAGGACGCACTCAAGTGCCAGCACTGCCGCAAGCAGTTCAAATCCAAGGCCGGCCTCAACTACCACACCATGGCCGAGCACAGTGCCAAG ccctgcgaTGCTGACACCTCCCCTGGGGGAGAACAGGAAGAGCGGGAGCGGCTGCGCAAGGTCCTGAAGCAGATGGGGCGGCTGCGCTGCTCCCGGGAG GGCTGCGGGGCCGCCTTCTCCAGCCTCATGGGCTACCAGTACCACCAGCGGCGCTGTGGGAAGCCGCCGTGTGAGGTGGACAGCCCCTCCTTTCCCTGCGCCCACTGCGGCAAGACCTACCGCTCCAAGGCTGGCCACGACTACCACGTGCGCTCTGAGCACACGGCCCCG CCCTCCGAGGAGCCCACAGAGAAGACTCTTGAGGCTGAGGACCTGCTGGGTGTGGAGCGGACCCCGAGTGGCCGCATCCGCCGCACGTCGGCCCAGGTGGCCGTGTTTCACCTACAGGAGATTGCAGAGGACGAGCTGGCCCGGGACTGGACCAAGCGGCGCATGAAAGAAGACCTTGTCCCTGAGACAGCACGG CTCAACTACACACGGCCCGGTCTCCCCACACTGAACCCGCAACTGCTGGAGGCATGGAAGAGTCAGGTCAAGGAGAAAGGACATGTCAACTGCCCCAATGAT TGCTGCGAAGCCATCTACTCCAGCGTGTCTGGCCTCAAGGCCCACCTGGCTAGCTGCGGCAAG GGAGACCACCTGGTGGGGAAGTACCATTGCCTGCTGTGCCCCAAGGAGTTTGGCAGCGAGAGCGGTGTCAAGTACCACATCCTGAAGACCCATGCAGAG AACTGGTTCCGGACTTCAGCGGACACACCCCCCAGACACAGGAGCCGGGACCCTGAGGTGcctgagagggagaagaggaggagtgTATCAGGTGGCAAGAGGCGGGGCCGCAAGCCCAAGGCTCCGCCCCCCCAGGAGTGCGCACCCAAGGCCCAGGCCCTGTGCAGCGAGGAGGACTGGTTACCAGGAGGCAGAGACAGGGGGCCCCGGGGTTCCGCTGGCCGCAAGGTGGCTGGCAAGACGCCCGAGAAATGA